The DNA window AATGATGTGGACGAACAGTTTCGTACACTGTGTCGCATTTACGTGTACCCCACAGTCCCATACGCGTATACGGTATGTCCATCGCGTATTTTCTGTTTTCATCAGTTGGTCATGTTCTATTTGTTCCTCCAACTGCAAACATATAAAATGGGCTTTTCCCCAGGCCCCATTTGGGTCTCTCTTGATTAAGTTAGCAGGCCTTGGCTAGCTAGGCTAGATAGAAGTAAAACAACTAATGAAAAGTCTATATCATCTAAGCCCTTATACCTCCAAGTCTCCAACTATAACCTGAGTCTAAATTATACACCTCAACCCCAACATGGCACCTTTTATCAACTGTTGCTAGTAAGTATGTTACCTAGATATGGggatacggatacggatacggatacggatacggatacgcgaTATGTGGATACGGGGATACGTCATTTTTTGAAAACTAAGGATACAGGGATACgttaatatatgtatatataaaataaaaatatagaaattaaaGAACTTTTGTAGTAAGAAATAGTAAGTCGATTCCATTACCATATATCAATGTTTTCAAGTTCTCTTATTCTCTCTCCTAGATAATTCAAGCTGGCGAAGCAATTAAGCTTGCCTACTGCCAGGCCAGTAGTTTAGAGAAAAATCACCACATACAAGTTTATTATCATGTTGGTTATAAACTGATAAATCAACTACACAAGTAGCAGCACGCCAGCACTAAGCCACCAACCAACCACCGGATTTCACTTATGGTAGTTCAACCGACACCCAAACACAAACATGCAGTGATTTACTCACAGCCTCACAGGGTAACAAAGGAAAAACTGCTTAGTGGTCTTGCGCCTGCTGCTCTGCTTGGTGAGTTGGTGGTCTTGTGCCTGCTCCTCGGAGGTGGAGGCGCTACTCTGTTGCTGGCCGCGGACCGCATAGACGGCTGCGCGCGGAGTCGTTGTTCTGGGGACGGCGGCCAGCAGCCCCCAGCCCCTGAcgtcggcggtggaggaggatatGCGCCGGCTGCACCGCGGGACGGTGGGGCTGGAGGCGCAATGCCCGCCGGCGAAGGAGGCGCTGCGGCTGCGCAGACGGCGGTGCTGCGCCCGACGATGGTGACGGCAAAGACGATGTGGGGAGATCGGGAGTGAGTCGTGGGAAAGTATGGGCGTATCAATACGTATCAGCAAAGTATCCGTAATTCTTTCATTTGTTTGAAAATCGAGAAAATGTCAGATACATATGGGATACGTGTCGGAGCGTATCTGTATCCGTCGGCCTATCCGATACGGATACGCGAGCTCAGCGACGTATCGGGGTAACGTACTTGCTACCATTTCTTTTACTCACTTAAGACCGCATTAGGCAGCAACGCGAAGAGAGGAAAACTCACATATTTTCCGCGCGCATATTTCTTGAACTATTAAtggtactttttttaaaaaaattatagaaaagttgtttcgaaaatcatattaattcatttttcaagtttaaaataatcaatacttaattaatcatatactaatgaCTCACCTCATTTTGTGcacatcttctcaatttttacTTTCCAcctctcaaacacacccttagaaaGGTTCACTGGGTTTAATCTAACGTAACACTTATTGGCATCTAATCGGCgaaacaacttaaaaaaaaaataattatggaGCCCGGGTGAGCTGACATGTCATtctatctctttttcttcttcctcctaacTTTCCCATATCTTTCTCCACCATTCTGTTAACTAGTGCTCAGTGGGTGGTAACCACCAGCCTCATTGCGTGCAATTGGTGAGCTCCATTTCTCCTATCCCATGTAGTACGTCGTGGAGCTTGAGCTGGAGTAGCATTGGCAATGGGTGTGGAGCTTGAACTCAATGACGTAGCAGAGAGCCGACACAATGGTGCAACCCCCATATATCACCCACCGCCTAGCTATTGGATTGCCGCTAGCTCTTCTTTACTTTGGGACACTAGCTACTTTTGAGCAAAATCTACTCTTATACTCTTGATCAATAATAGAAATTATTGGTGGGCTAAATTCCCTCCTCATAGACCTTTATTCTCAACCCATTACAATCTACTCTTTATTTAATCACGATCAATGGTGCAGATTGCATCATCCTTTTGTGTTGGGAAGAAAAGCCTAGCCTTCATTAAGAAGGAGAGAGAGTGAGTATCATCAGCCATTGGAGAGAATAAGCAACAGGCGAAACataagagggagaggagagtggaAAATAATAGTTGCAGTTTGTTCAGTTTGGTGGCTCTTACCGATTTTCATTAAATTAGTGATTAGAGGTTCAAACATGGTTGGATTGGCATCAAACTTGGTGAGTTCATTCCTCACTTAGAGCACTTCAATATGGTCAGTTTGTGTGAGGATTGGTTGAGTGGAGCACCGGATTTGAGCAGTGGTTTGTCAGCTCGAGTGACTGTAATTTCAGCTTGTGCAATATTTGGTAGAATGTTGGTTTGAGGGGTCACACAATGTCTAATTAGGCTGTTTTTTTGGACAGCTTGCTCATAGACCATCACTTCTGCCAAGTTTTGTGCAATTTGCTTATGTAGTTTGGGATATCTCAGCCGAGAACCGAAGGGGACATAATCCGCTATTTGTTATATTGTTGTTGTTATAACTCTTGTTAGTTGTTACGGTTGATACCGATAATGCCAAGTATGTAACTTGATGATATAGCTGTTGTTTGTAATGTGTCTTTAAATGTTCTAGAGAAGACTCTGTTTGTACCTATTTTTATTGTAATGGAAGTTTGGAGTGGACCGTTCGTCCCAGGGTTTTTTACTCCTCACACCGAGAAGTTTTTTTTACGTAAATCACCGTCTTTTGTGTGTATGCGTTTATTGTTATTTCACTGCTGATTTGCTAGTTAACTATCCTTAAAAAATCACTCGCTTGTGCGAGATATATTTACTAGTTGGTGAATTGTTGCTTGCACATTGAAGTAGATTTGGTTTAGCCCAAACAATTATGTTGCAAGAACAAGTTTTTCCATCACTTGTTATGTCACAAGAATATACACTAGCTACTTTTCTATTACCGGCTCTAAAATACGAGATTTGGAGGATGAGATGTCCctccaaaaggaaaaaattataaGCGTGTTGGGGATTGAACACGAGACATCACAATTGAAACCACACACCCTTTACTACTGCACTAAGTGCATCCCTCTATTACTGGCTCtgttgaaagaaagaaaataaatctatGTTTCGGAAAACATCGGCATGGTAAATATACAGGAGCTCCCTATACCAACATTGATAATGCTGTTCTCTCAACTGCAATGGTTGGGAACATTCTATTTGTCATGGTAGACTTTACTGTATTGTAATGGGCTTCATACAGGTAAGACAGACTTTTTAATCTTTTCAGCCTACATGGGCCGGCATGAAGAAAATGTGTTAAGGGGAAGCCGGCATGAAGAAAATGTGTTAAGGGGAAGCTCGATCAAGAAGAGGAATCATATCAACGGCCCAAATAAAGAACTTTCGGGAAGAAAGCGAAGTGATGATAAGAGAAGGTCTGATCATCcatcttttttctccttttgaaAACTTCGAATTGCAAGAAAGCAACGAGGACGCGACGACTTTATTGGCCCCCGATTTGCTATTGATGGCAGCACGAATGCAAAGCACAGGCTAGTAGCACCAAGAACGACCAGAGAGATtactgccaaaaaaaaagcgAGAGATTACATGcgaaaatttaaaaacaattttaaaacaactcCCATTACAGCGTCAAACAAAATAGTAACAAatcaaagcagcagcagcatctatCCCTGCTGCCTAGTGCAGCATTTACACGTTACGATCATACGACGTCGTCGGTTCGATCGAGCTCGCGAGCTCTGAATCTCGCAGGCTCGGATCGGATGGCCGTCTACTCGACGCCCTCGGTGGATTTCTGGGCCATGACGACGCCGAGGGTGATGACGGAGGCGTAGATGGAGTTGGGCACCTTGCGCACCACCCTGCCGACGCCGGGCACGCCCTCCGTCGCCCTCTTGgtcgccagcgccagcgccggcgccgccaccagcgTCACCAGCAGCTTGAAGCTGATCGCGCACAGCGACTCCGCCGTCAGCTTCCGGATGAACTCCGCGAACTCCTCCCGGTCCAGGAGCCCGTCCAGGTTGATGTCGTACTCCTGTTGCATCACTGTATCATCAGCCGTGACAAATCCTTGGGACAATCGGACAAAGGCTACCAACCTACCACTATCAGAATTAGAGTCCCAAAGAAACGAGGAACGCAACGAGGAAAAAAGTCTGATTTGATTGTACTCCTTTACCTCACTGAGCAGGAGAATTATGTTAGTACTACTTTTAGAGTGTAACCTTCGTCTTAAAAATAAGTTCCAGAaatacaaatgaaaaaaatatcaaattatcaTAATACTCTCATTTCTCAGATCCTAAtgtaattatttctttttatctataccTAATGTATTTATTCTCTAATTTTACAAACTTTAAGATAattaaataaacttattttagaataaatgggaaaaagttaaaaatgaaCTAATTCTAGTATATGCTATCTCCAACTTCAGAGTTTATAGACAAAGTGATTCCACTGTAAATAAGGTGAAATAGAATCATTCACACCTACCGAGAAACAGAGAGCAGAAACCGAGATTACTTTGCTTTTCGTACAAGGAAAAGCTGCAATATGGAAGAACGCCAAAGGGAACTACTCCTATCTAATTGACCAaactgattaaaaaaaattaaacgaatGGGATGTGAGGTACTAGTGGTTTACATTCATCATGGCCTTGAGCTTCTCCTTGGAGGGCGGATCATAGTGCGGCCCTGGTAAGTACTTGTTGATGTCGCTGCCACAACAGCCACCAAGAATCAATCAGGGAAAACAGATACGGATAACAAGAACTCATCACGAATTTGGAATGGATTTGGTTGCTCCTACTTGTAGACGCAGAGGACGGCGATGTAGACCTCCTCGAAGGTGAGGGCCTCCTGCTCGCGCTTCTTGGTGTCCTCGGTGAggcggtcgaacaccttgtccGTGATCTTCCTCACCTGCTTCTCCTTCCATTGCCTCCCTGCACCAACCAATTC is part of the Oryza glaberrima chromosome 4, OglaRS2, whole genome shotgun sequence genome and encodes:
- the LOC127769760 gene encoding uncharacterized protein LOC127769760, whose protein sequence is MGQAWASLQDKLQGRQWKEKQVRKITDKVFDRLTEDTKKREQEALTFEEVYIAVLCVYNDINKYLPGPHYDPPSKEKLKAMMNEYDINLDGLLDREEFAEFIRKLTAESLCAISFKLLVTLVAAPALALATKRATEGVPGVGRVVRKVPNSIYASVITLGVVMAQKSTEGVE